A genomic region of Halomonas aestuarii contains the following coding sequences:
- a CDS encoding formate--tetrahydrofolate ligase, which yields MTSQPQDLGQARQWMPDNLTIARDARLWPIEEIAHRLGVPGETVEPYGRGIAKLDLAAVDALEGRPRARYVVVSAITPTPLGEGKTTTSIGLVQGLQQLGHGATVALRQSSMGPTLGIKGGAAGGGYSQVVPMERINLHLTGDIHAVSAAHNLLAAMVDNHLHHRLDTDLDPQAIGWSRVMDINDRALRHVVTGLGPPADGVPRQSHFEITAASEVMAVLALATSLKDLRQRLGRIRVGYTRTGEPVTAEEIGAAGAMTVLLKEAIKPNLLQTLEHAPALIHAGPFGNIAHGNSSIVADRIGLHGGDYLVTEAGFGADMGAERFFNIKCRASGMIPDAAVLVATVRGLKFHSGRFAVTPGRPLPTAMLAENPDDVRAGAANLVKQIDNLRLHGVTPVVAINAFPSDHASEHAVIRDIAEAAGVRAAVSNHVRDGGIGALELAQAVVEAAEGGSTFRFLYPDELPLDAKIERIATRLYGAADIAFSPEARRQIDLYQQQGQGHLPVCIAKTHLSLSSDPTLRGAPTGWTLPVREVRLSAGAGFVYALCGDMRTMPGLGRDPAAAHLDIDDNGEITGLF from the coding sequence ATGACGAGCCAACCCCAAGACCTCGGCCAGGCGCGGCAGTGGATGCCGGACAACCTCACCATCGCCCGTGACGCCCGTCTCTGGCCCATCGAGGAGATCGCCCACCGCCTGGGCGTGCCCGGCGAGACGGTGGAACCCTACGGGCGCGGCATCGCCAAGCTGGACCTGGCGGCCGTGGACGCCCTGGAGGGGCGACCCCGGGCGCGCTACGTGGTGGTCTCGGCGATCACCCCCACCCCCCTCGGCGAGGGCAAGACCACCACCTCCATCGGCCTCGTCCAGGGCCTGCAGCAGCTCGGCCACGGCGCCACCGTCGCCCTGCGCCAGTCCTCCATGGGCCCGACGCTGGGCATCAAGGGCGGCGCCGCCGGCGGCGGCTACAGCCAGGTGGTCCCCATGGAGCGCATCAACCTGCACCTGACCGGGGACATCCATGCGGTCTCCGCCGCCCACAACCTGCTGGCGGCGATGGTGGACAACCACCTCCACCACCGCCTGGACACCGACCTGGACCCGCAGGCGATCGGCTGGTCACGGGTGATGGACATCAACGACCGCGCCCTGCGCCATGTCGTCACCGGACTCGGCCCGCCCGCCGACGGCGTCCCCCGTCAGAGCCACTTCGAGATCACCGCGGCCTCCGAGGTCATGGCGGTGCTCGCCCTGGCGACGTCGCTCAAGGACCTGCGGCAGCGGCTGGGCCGGATCCGGGTCGGCTACACCCGCACCGGCGAGCCGGTCACCGCCGAGGAAATCGGCGCGGCGGGGGCCATGACCGTGCTGCTCAAGGAGGCGATCAAGCCCAACCTGCTACAGACCCTCGAGCACGCGCCAGCGCTGATCCATGCCGGGCCGTTCGGCAACATCGCGCACGGCAACTCCTCCATCGTCGCCGACCGGATCGGCCTGCACGGCGGGGACTACCTCGTCACCGAGGCGGGCTTCGGGGCCGACATGGGGGCGGAGCGCTTTTTCAACATCAAGTGCCGGGCCTCCGGCATGATCCCGGATGCCGCGGTGCTGGTGGCCACGGTGCGCGGGCTGAAGTTCCACTCCGGGCGCTTCGCCGTGACCCCGGGACGACCGCTCCCCACGGCCATGCTGGCGGAGAACCCGGACGACGTCCGCGCGGGGGCCGCCAATCTCGTCAAGCAGATCGACAACCTTCGCCTCCACGGCGTCACCCCGGTGGTGGCCATCAATGCCTTTCCCTCGGACCATGCCAGCGAACACGCCGTGATCCGCGACATCGCCGAGGCCGCCGGGGTCCGGGCCGCGGTATCGAACCACGTGCGCGACGGGGGTATCGGGGCACTGGAGCTGGCCCAGGCCGTGGTCGAGGCCGCCGAGGGCGGCAGCACCTTCCGCTTCCTGTACCCGGACGAGCTGCCCCTTGACGCCAAGATCGAACGCATCGCCACCCGCCTCTACGGCGCGGCCGACATAGCCTTCAGTCCCGAGGCCCGACGCCAGATCGACCTCTACCAGCAGCAGGGCCAGGGCCACCTGCCGGTGTGCATCGCCAAGACCCACCTGTCGCTGTCGTCGGACCCGACCCTGCGGGGGGCCCCCACCGGCTGGACCCTGCCGGTGCGCGAGGTGCGGCTCTCCGCCGGGGCGGGCTTCGTCTATGCCCTCTGCGGTGACATGCGCACCATGCCGGGCCTCGGCCGCGACCCGGCCGCCGCGCATCTCGACATCGACGACAACGGCGAAATCACGGGGCTGTTCTGA
- a CDS encoding TRAP transporter large permease, producing the protein MSYEMIAIVMFSSMMLMLLTGQRVFGAIGFVGALAGVLLWGTGGVDIPFSSAMKLMKWYPLLTLPMFIFMGYVLSESRIADDLYRMFHVWMGPVKGGLAIGTIGLMVLISAMNGLSVAGMAIGATIALPELLRRGYDKIMVTGVIQAGSSLGILVPPSVVLVLYAMIARQPVGQLWLAGVLPGLMMATLFIIYIYVRCRLQPSLGPVLPVEERDVSWAEKLRLLRAGLLPLMIFAVMMVPFVKGWTSLVESSAVGAMTALLAAILKGRMTRKVFEVSVRQTLAISCMFMWIILAALAFGAIFDGLGAVKAIEDLFTERLGLSPWMILILMQLSFIVMGTFLDDTAMLVIVAPLYVPLVDALGFDLIWYGVLYTITTQIAYMTPPFGYNLFLMRAMAPPQIGLLDIYRSIIPFVVVMTGALTLVMVFPQIALWLPGYIYGN; encoded by the coding sequence ATGTCGTACGAGATGATTGCCATCGTGATGTTCAGCTCGATGATGCTGATGCTGCTCACCGGGCAGCGCGTGTTCGGCGCCATCGGCTTCGTCGGCGCCCTGGCGGGCGTCCTGCTGTGGGGGACCGGCGGGGTGGACATCCCGTTCTCGTCCGCGATGAAGCTGATGAAGTGGTACCCGCTGCTGACCCTGCCGATGTTCATCTTCATGGGGTACGTGCTCTCGGAGAGCCGTATCGCCGATGACCTCTACCGGATGTTCCATGTCTGGATGGGCCCGGTCAAAGGCGGGCTGGCTATCGGCACGATCGGCCTGATGGTGCTGATCTCGGCCATGAACGGCCTGTCGGTGGCCGGGATGGCGATCGGCGCCACCATCGCCCTGCCCGAGCTGCTCCGGCGGGGGTACGACAAGATCATGGTCACCGGCGTCATCCAGGCGGGGTCCAGTCTCGGCATCCTGGTGCCGCCCTCGGTGGTGCTGGTGCTCTACGCCATGATCGCGCGCCAGCCCGTGGGACAGCTGTGGCTGGCCGGCGTGCTGCCGGGGCTGATGATGGCGACGCTCTTCATCATCTACATCTATGTCCGCTGTCGCCTGCAGCCAAGCCTGGGGCCCGTGCTGCCCGTCGAGGAACGCGACGTTTCCTGGGCCGAGAAGCTGCGCCTGCTTCGGGCGGGCCTGCTGCCCCTGATGATCTTCGCGGTGATGATGGTCCCCTTCGTCAAGGGCTGGACCTCCCTGGTCGAGAGTTCGGCGGTGGGCGCGATGACCGCGCTGCTGGCGGCCATCCTCAAGGGCCGGATGACGCGCAAGGTCTTCGAGGTGTCGGTGCGACAGACGCTCGCCATCTCCTGCATGTTCATGTGGATCATCCTGGCAGCACTGGCCTTCGGGGCCATCTTCGACGGGCTGGGCGCAGTGAAGGCCATCGAGGACCTGTTCACCGAGCGCCTGGGCCTCTCGCCCTGGATGATCCTGATCCTCATGCAGCTCAGCTTCATCGTCATGGGGACCTTCCTCGACGACACCGCCATGCTGGTGATCGTGGCGCCGCTCTACGTGCCTCTGGTCGATGCGCTGGGATTCGACCTGATCTGGTATGGCGTGCTCTACACGATCACCACCCAGATCGCCTACATGACGCCACCGTTCGGCTACAACCTCTTTCTGATGCGCGCCATGGCCCCCCCGCAGATCGGGCTGCTAGATATTTACCGGTCGATCATCCCTTTCGTGGTGGTGATGACGGGGGCCCTCACCCTGGTGATGGTCTTTCCGCAGATTGCCCTCTGGCTTCCGGGCTACATTTATGGGAATTGA
- a CDS encoding TRAP transporter small permease subunit: MPRVIFCYISAIDAMNRFIGRIAMYLIFVLIGVLLWSSASKVLLTPSMWTLETAQFVMVGYFVLGGPYSIQLGSNVRMDLFYGDWSPRTKAWVDAFTVCFLLFYLGVLLYGGLVSTAYSLGYFGDEPFDFFLSLVGTFLTEGPSAAGEALGFLERSPTAWRPWLWPVKSLICLGVFLMILQSLAEFFRDIGRLRGVID; encoded by the coding sequence ATGCCTAGGGTCATCTTCTGCTATATCAGCGCCATCGATGCGATGAACCGCTTCATCGGGCGGATCGCGATGTACCTGATCTTCGTCCTGATCGGGGTGCTGCTGTGGTCCTCGGCCTCCAAGGTGCTCCTGACGCCCTCGATGTGGACGCTGGAGACCGCACAGTTCGTCATGGTGGGGTATTTCGTCCTGGGCGGGCCCTACTCGATCCAGCTGGGCTCGAACGTGCGCATGGACCTCTTCTACGGTGACTGGAGCCCGAGGACCAAGGCCTGGGTCGATGCCTTCACGGTGTGCTTCCTGCTCTTCTATCTCGGCGTCCTGCTCTATGGCGGGCTGGTGTCGACGGCCTATTCGCTCGGCTACTTCGGCGATGAGCCTTTCGACTTCTTCCTGTCCCTCGTCGGCACCTTCCTCACGGAGGGCCCCTCGGCGGCCGGCGAGGCGCTCGGGTTTCTGGAACGCAGCCCGACGGCCTGGCGGCCCTGGCTCTGGCCCGTCAAGTCGCTGATCTGTCTCGGCGTGTTCCTGATGATCCTTCAATCTCTTGCCGAATTTTTCCGGGATATCGGCCGTCTGCGTGGGGTGATCGACTGA
- a CDS encoding GlxA family transcriptional regulator, whose amino-acid sequence MDPVYAPTKDHYDIGFVLLPGFSLLAFSSALDPLRMANHLADRRLYTWHLVSRDGRPVSSSSGLETAVDCAMEEGLSLDLVLVCAGVDVQHHCDRDTLGWLRQLARRHIPLGGVCTGGYVLAQAGVLDGYSCTLHWEHISSIHEALLFPAVTFTPQLFVIDRDRYTCSGGIAPLDMMLTLIGRQQGLELAEAIAEEFLHERIREVGDRQRTPLRVRLGRTHPKLEEVATLMEANLQEPLSLDELANYASLSRRQVERLFQRYVDCPPLKYYMDLRLLRARLLLRQTHMPITDVALACGFISPPHFTKCFHDRFGHSPSRERSRRCDRVADLASSPSSPSSPSALRPDASRVGEA is encoded by the coding sequence ATGGACCCCGTGTACGCACCGACCAAGGATCACTACGACATCGGCTTCGTGTTGTTGCCGGGCTTTTCCCTGCTGGCTTTCTCCTCGGCCCTGGACCCCCTGCGTATGGCCAACCACCTCGCCGACCGTCGGCTCTATACCTGGCACCTGGTGAGCCGGGACGGCCGTCCCGTGAGCAGCAGCAGCGGTCTCGAGACGGCGGTGGACTGCGCCATGGAGGAGGGGCTGTCGCTGGACCTCGTGCTGGTGTGTGCCGGCGTGGACGTCCAGCATCACTGCGATCGCGACACCCTCGGCTGGCTGCGTCAGCTGGCCCGGCGGCATATCCCGCTGGGCGGGGTCTGCACCGGCGGCTACGTGCTGGCCCAGGCCGGGGTCCTCGATGGCTACAGCTGTACCCTGCACTGGGAGCACATCTCGAGCATTCACGAGGCGCTGCTGTTTCCCGCCGTCACCTTCACCCCCCAGCTGTTCGTCATCGATCGTGACCGCTACACCTGTTCCGGGGGGATCGCGCCCCTGGACATGATGCTGACCCTCATCGGTCGGCAGCAGGGGCTGGAACTGGCCGAGGCGATCGCCGAGGAGTTCCTCCACGAGCGGATCCGCGAGGTGGGCGACCGTCAGCGAACGCCGCTGCGCGTGCGCCTCGGCCGCACCCATCCCAAGCTGGAGGAGGTGGCGACCCTGATGGAGGCGAACCTGCAGGAGCCGCTCTCCCTGGACGAGCTGGCGAACTATGCCAGTCTCTCGCGGCGGCAGGTGGAACGGCTCTTCCAGCGCTACGTGGACTGTCCGCCCCTGAAATACTACATGGACCTGCGCCTGCTCCGGGCGCGCCTGCTGCTGCGCCAGACCCACATGCCGATCACCGACGTGGCCCTGGCCTGCGGCTTCATCTCGCCACCGCACTTCACCAAGTGCTTTCACGACCGCTTCGGTCATTCGCCCAGCCGGGAACGGTCCCGGCGCTGCGATCGGGTGGCCGATCTGGCGAGCTCCCCGAGCTCCCCGAGCTCCCCGAGCGCCCTGCGCCCCGATGCCTCGAGGGTCGGGGAGGCCTGA
- a CDS encoding TRAP transporter substrate-binding protein has product MTTRRKFLINAAAGAAIAPLASKVMAQSSSEPTIKWRMQTYAGAALAEHVAKPAIDLFNRIAGDRMQIELYYADQLVPTGELFRAMQRGTIDAVQSDDDSMASPTEVTVFGGYFPFGCRYSLDVPVLFHQYGLKEIWEEEYAKVGVKHVSAGAWDPCHFVTKDPIRSLKDLEGKRIFTFPTAGRFLSQFGVVPVTLPWEDIEVAVQTGELDGIAWSGITEDYTVGWADVTNYFLTNNISGAWIGHFFVNMERWNELPEDLRMLFEVCCEQSHYYRQHWYWGGEASLRVHGDKLELTSIPDAEWDQVEEAAQEFWNEIAAQSETKAKVVEIFKQYNADMRKAGRPYRYGQA; this is encoded by the coding sequence ATGACAACAAGACGCAAGTTTCTGATCAATGCCGCGGCCGGGGCGGCCATCGCGCCGCTGGCCTCGAAGGTCATGGCCCAGTCATCCTCCGAGCCGACCATCAAGTGGCGCATGCAGACCTATGCCGGCGCGGCCCTGGCCGAGCATGTCGCCAAGCCCGCCATCGACCTGTTCAACCGGATCGCCGGGGATCGCATGCAGATCGAGCTGTACTATGCCGATCAGCTGGTGCCGACGGGGGAGCTGTTCCGGGCGATGCAGCGGGGAACCATCGATGCCGTGCAGTCGGATGACGACTCCATGGCGTCACCCACCGAGGTCACCGTCTTCGGGGGCTACTTCCCCTTCGGCTGCCGTTACAGCCTCGACGTGCCGGTACTGTTCCACCAGTACGGGCTCAAGGAGATCTGGGAAGAGGAGTATGCCAAGGTCGGCGTCAAGCACGTCAGCGCCGGCGCCTGGGATCCGTGCCACTTTGTCACCAAGGACCCGATACGCAGCCTCAAGGACCTGGAGGGCAAGCGCATCTTCACCTTCCCCACCGCGGGGCGCTTCCTCTCCCAGTTCGGCGTGGTGCCGGTGACCCTGCCCTGGGAGGACATCGAGGTTGCCGTGCAGACCGGGGAGCTGGACGGGATCGCCTGGTCCGGCATCACCGAGGACTACACGGTGGGCTGGGCCGATGTCACCAACTACTTCCTGACCAACAACATCTCGGGGGCCTGGATCGGCCACTTCTTCGTCAACATGGAACGTTGGAACGAGCTGCCGGAAGACCTGAGGATGCTTTTCGAGGTGTGCTGCGAACAGTCCCACTACTATCGCCAGCACTGGTACTGGGGCGGCGAGGCCAGCCTGCGCGTGCACGGCGACAAGCTGGAGCTGACCTCCATCCCCGATGCCGAGTGGGATCAGGTGGAAGAGGCGGCCCAGGAGTTCTGGAACGAGATTGCCGCGCAATCCGAGACCAAGGCCAAGGTGGTCGAGATCTTCAAGCAGTACAACGCCGACATGCGCAAGGCCGGCAGGCCCTACCGCTACGGTCAGGCGTGA
- a CDS encoding glutamine synthetase family protein, with protein MTNALALDALEALKAKVESGEVDTVLVCIVDMQGRLMGKRLHARHFVDDGWDETHCCNYLLATDLEMETPDGYASTSWRAGYGDYIMKPDLTTLRPMPWLEGTVMVLCDLLDHRDHAPIPHAPRTILKRQLARLEEMGLDAVMATELEFFLFEQSLDEIRKAGFRDVQPISGYNEDYHIFQTTKEEHVLRPLRNHLYAAGIPVEGTKGEAGSGQEELNLRYAKALDAADYHTFAKHATKEIAWQQGRAVTFLPKWHHDHSGSSSHIHQSLWKEGRPAFVDESDALGMSPLMKQYLAGLLKYAPDYTYFLAPYINSYKRFQKGSFAPTRTVWSVDNRTAGFRLCAEGTRAVRIECRIGGSDLNPYLAMAGQLAAGIKGIEEGLTLPPAAEGDNYEGETGLIPQNLRDAMEALRGSAMLREAMGDEVVDHYTRAAEVELEDFQRVVTDYEVARGFERS; from the coding sequence ATGACCAACGCGCTGGCTTTGGATGCCCTTGAGGCCCTGAAGGCCAAGGTGGAAAGCGGCGAGGTCGACACGGTGCTCGTGTGCATCGTCGACATGCAGGGACGCCTGATGGGCAAGCGGCTTCATGCGCGTCACTTCGTGGATGACGGCTGGGACGAGACCCACTGCTGCAACTACCTGCTGGCCACGGACCTCGAGATGGAGACGCCCGACGGCTATGCCAGCACCTCCTGGCGGGCGGGCTATGGCGACTACATCATGAAACCCGACCTCACCACGCTGCGTCCCATGCCGTGGCTGGAGGGCACGGTCATGGTGCTGTGCGACCTGCTGGATCATCGCGACCACGCGCCGATTCCCCATGCCCCCCGGACCATCCTCAAGCGCCAGCTGGCGCGGCTCGAGGAGATGGGGCTGGATGCGGTGATGGCCACCGAGCTGGAGTTCTTCCTGTTCGAGCAGAGCCTCGACGAGATCCGCAAGGCAGGGTTCCGGGACGTGCAGCCGATCAGCGGTTACAACGAGGACTACCACATCTTCCAGACCACCAAGGAAGAGCACGTGCTGCGTCCGCTGCGCAACCATCTCTACGCGGCGGGCATCCCCGTCGAGGGCACCAAGGGCGAGGCCGGGTCGGGCCAGGAGGAGCTCAACCTCCGCTATGCCAAGGCCCTGGATGCGGCGGACTACCATACCTTCGCCAAGCACGCGACCAAGGAGATCGCCTGGCAGCAGGGGCGGGCGGTGACCTTCCTGCCGAAATGGCACCACGATCATTCGGGCAGCTCCAGCCACATCCACCAGTCGCTGTGGAAGGAGGGGCGGCCCGCCTTCGTCGACGAGAGCGATGCCCTGGGCATGTCGCCGTTGATGAAGCAGTACCTGGCCGGGCTGCTGAAATACGCGCCCGACTACACCTATTTCCTGGCCCCCTACATCAACAGCTACAAGCGCTTCCAGAAGGGGTCCTTCGCGCCCACGCGCACGGTCTGGTCGGTGGACAACCGCACCGCGGGGTTCCGCCTCTGCGCCGAGGGCACCCGGGCGGTGCGCATCGAGTGTCGCATCGGCGGCTCGGACCTGAATCCCTACCTGGCCATGGCCGGGCAACTGGCCGCCGGGATCAAGGGCATCGAGGAGGGCCTGACGCTGCCGCCGGCCGCCGAGGGCGACAACTACGAGGGGGAGACCGGCCTGATCCCGCAGAACCTGCGCGATGCCATGGAGGCCCTCAGGGGGTCGGCCATGCTGCGCGAGGCCATGGGGGACGAGGTGGTCGATCACTACACGCGTGCCGCCGAGGTGGAGCTGGAGGATTTCCAGCGGGTGGTCACCGACTATGAGGTGGCCCGCGGCTTCGAGCGGTCGTAA
- a CDS encoding iron-containing alcohol dehydrogenase has product MTLTGNWTYPTAIRFGAGRLKELPEACAEAGITRPLLVTDRGLADLPITAAALDILDAAGLGRGLFAEVDPNPNERNLAAGVEAFRAGGHDGVIAFGGGSGLDLGKMVAFMSGQTRPVWDFEDIGDWWTRADAEAIAPIVAVPTTAGTGSEVGRASVITNAETHEKKIIFHPKVLPRVVLCDAELTVGMPRAITAGTGLDAFAHCVEAFSSPHYHPMSQGIALEGMRLVKEYLPRAYADGTDLEARAHMMSAAMMGSTAFQKGLGAIHAMSHPIGAVFNAHHGTTNAICMPAVLEFNADAIRERFDMAAAYLGIEGGFDGFRAFVQDLNDRMGIPRTLAEIGASPDRIDELANMAIQDPSCGGNPVALTVEDLKALFRQCM; this is encoded by the coding sequence ATGACGCTGACTGGAAACTGGACCTATCCCACCGCCATCCGCTTCGGGGCAGGCCGGCTCAAGGAGTTGCCCGAGGCCTGTGCCGAGGCGGGTATCACCCGGCCGCTGCTGGTGACCGATCGAGGCCTGGCCGACCTGCCGATCACCGCCGCCGCGCTGGACATCCTGGACGCCGCGGGCCTGGGCCGGGGCCTCTTTGCCGAGGTCGACCCCAACCCGAACGAGCGGAACCTGGCGGCAGGGGTCGAGGCCTTCCGGGCGGGCGGCCACGACGGGGTCATCGCCTTCGGCGGCGGCTCGGGGCTGGACCTGGGCAAGATGGTGGCCTTCATGTCCGGCCAGACGCGCCCGGTGTGGGACTTCGAGGACATCGGCGACTGGTGGACCAGGGCCGATGCCGAGGCGATCGCCCCCATCGTGGCGGTGCCCACCACCGCCGGGACCGGCTCGGAGGTGGGGCGGGCCAGCGTCATCACCAACGCCGAGACCCACGAGAAGAAGATCATCTTCCACCCCAAGGTGCTGCCCAGGGTGGTGCTCTGCGACGCCGAGCTGACGGTGGGCATGCCCCGGGCCATCACCGCCGGCACGGGACTCGATGCCTTTGCCCACTGCGTGGAGGCGTTCTCGAGCCCGCACTATCACCCGATGAGCCAGGGCATCGCCCTGGAGGGCATGCGGCTGGTCAAGGAGTACCTGCCGCGCGCCTATGCCGACGGCACGGACCTCGAGGCGCGCGCGCACATGATGAGCGCGGCGATGATGGGCTCCACCGCCTTCCAGAAGGGGCTGGGGGCCATCCATGCGATGAGCCATCCCATCGGAGCGGTGTTCAATGCCCACCACGGCACCACCAACGCGATCTGCATGCCGGCGGTGCTCGAGTTCAACGCCGACGCCATCCGCGAGCGTTTCGACATGGCGGCCGCCTACCTGGGTATCGAGGGGGGCTTCGACGGCTTCAGGGCCTTCGTGCAGGACCTCAACGACCGCATGGGCATTCCGCGCACCCTCGCCGAGATCGGGGCCTCCCCCGACCGCATCGACGAGCTGGCGAACATGGCCATCCAGGATCCCAGCTGCGGCGGGAACCCGGTGGCGTTGACCGTCGAGGATCTCAAGGCGCTGTTCCGGCAGTGCATGTGA
- a CDS encoding N-formylglutamate amidohydrolase: MSSEIEQSSPNVEIRHRQAEGPVVLLCEHASHHIPEHYHGLGLDPAHRRSHAAWDPGARDLALSLSALLDAPLVASRVSRLVYDCNRPPEADSAMPERSEIVEVPGNRELTKDQRAARVEAVYRPFCEAVSRVLAERAARDLPTVLLTIHSFTPTFHGRVREVEVGILHDADPRMADAMLSQAHRLPHRCIRRNDPYGPEDGVTHSLKRHGIGNGLANVMIEIRNDLLATLDEADAMARELMQLIQPALESLGVECPSREGQRDA, translated from the coding sequence ATGTCAAGCGAAATCGAGCAGTCATCCCCGAACGTCGAGATCCGCCATCGGCAGGCCGAGGGCCCGGTCGTTCTCCTGTGCGAGCACGCGTCGCACCACATCCCCGAGCATTATCACGGCCTGGGCCTGGACCCCGCCCATCGTCGCAGTCATGCGGCCTGGGATCCCGGCGCCCGCGACCTGGCCCTCTCGCTGTCGGCCCTGCTCGACGCCCCGCTGGTGGCGAGTCGCGTCTCACGGCTGGTCTACGACTGCAATCGTCCTCCCGAGGCCGACAGCGCGATGCCGGAACGCTCGGAGATCGTCGAGGTGCCGGGCAACCGCGAACTTACGAAAGACCAGCGCGCCGCCCGGGTCGAGGCCGTCTACCGTCCATTCTGCGAGGCCGTGTCGCGCGTGCTGGCGGAGCGGGCGGCACGCGACCTGCCCACCGTGCTGCTCACCATCCATAGCTTCACGCCGACCTTTCACGGCCGGGTGCGAGAGGTCGAGGTCGGCATTCTCCATGATGCCGACCCGCGGATGGCCGATGCGATGCTCTCGCAGGCCCATCGCCTGCCTCACCGATGCATCCGGCGCAACGACCCCTATGGGCCTGAGGACGGGGTCACCCATTCCCTGAAGCGTCATGGCATCGGCAATGGCCTGGCCAACGTGATGATCGAGATTCGCAACGACCTGCTGGCCACCCTGGACGAGGCGGACGCCATGGCCCGGGAGCTGATGCAGCTGATCCAGCCGGCGCTGGAGAGTCTCGGCGTCGAGTGTCCGTCCCGGGAGGGCCAGCGCGATGCCTAG
- a CDS encoding aldehyde dehydrogenase family protein — translation MLRCISPIDGSVYAEREALSPEAARQAADRARSAQADWAARPLQERVDLVRAGIAAVGAMNDEVVPELAHMMGRPVRYGGEFGGFEERGGHMADIAQEALADIPVGEDATVKRYIRRIPHGVVLVVAPWNYPYMTAINTVAPALIAGNTVLLKHATQTLLVGERMARAFHSAGVPEAVFQNVFLDHDTTSSLIADRAFDFVNFTGSVGGGRAMEQAAAGTFTGLGLELGGKDPGYVMEDADLDAAVATLVDAAMFNSGQCCCGIERIYVHESLYDAFVDKAVAMVEGYKLGHPLAPDTDIGPMANIRFAQEVRDQIDEALAAGARARVTQKPEDDGGAYLTPQILTEVSHDMRVMRDESFGPVVGIMKVSGDEEAIRLMNDSRFGLTASLWTADIERAQRVGDRVETGTVFMNRADYLDPGLCWTGCKDTGRGGGLSVIGYHNLTRPKSYYLKKVTT, via the coding sequence ATGCTGAGATGTATCTCGCCGATCGACGGGTCGGTCTACGCCGAGCGCGAGGCGCTGTCGCCCGAGGCCGCGCGGCAGGCGGCCGACCGGGCGCGGTCGGCGCAGGCCGACTGGGCCGCACGCCCCCTCCAGGAGCGGGTCGACCTGGTGCGGGCCGGCATTGCCGCCGTGGGGGCGATGAACGACGAGGTGGTGCCGGAGCTGGCCCACATGATGGGCCGTCCGGTGCGCTACGGCGGCGAGTTCGGTGGCTTCGAGGAGCGGGGCGGCCACATGGCGGACATCGCCCAGGAGGCGCTGGCCGATATTCCGGTGGGCGAGGACGCCACCGTCAAGCGCTACATCAGGCGCATCCCCCACGGGGTCGTGCTGGTGGTGGCCCCCTGGAACTACCCCTACATGACGGCGATCAACACGGTGGCGCCGGCGCTGATCGCGGGCAATACCGTGCTGCTGAAGCATGCCACCCAGACCCTGCTGGTGGGCGAGCGCATGGCGCGCGCCTTCCACTCCGCCGGCGTTCCCGAGGCGGTGTTCCAGAACGTCTTCCTGGACCACGACACCACCTCGAGCCTGATCGCCGACCGGGCCTTCGACTTCGTCAACTTCACCGGGTCCGTGGGCGGCGGGCGTGCCATGGAACAGGCGGCCGCCGGCACCTTCACCGGGCTGGGACTGGAGCTCGGCGGCAAGGACCCGGGCTACGTCATGGAGGATGCCGACCTCGACGCCGCCGTCGCGACCCTGGTCGACGCCGCGATGTTCAACTCCGGGCAGTGCTGCTGCGGGATCGAGCGGATCTACGTGCACGAGAGCCTCTATGATGCCTTCGTCGACAAGGCGGTGGCGATGGTCGAGGGGTACAAGCTGGGCCATCCCCTGGCCCCCGACACGGACATCGGCCCGATGGCCAACATCCGCTTCGCACAGGAGGTCCGGGACCAGATCGACGAGGCCCTGGCCGCCGGGGCAAGGGCCCGTGTCACGCAGAAGCCCGAGGATGACGGTGGCGCCTACCTGACGCCGCAGATCCTGACCGAGGTGAGCCACGACATGCGCGTGATGCGCGACGAGAGCTTCGGTCCGGTGGTCGGCATCATGAAGGTCAGCGGCGACGAGGAGGCGATCCGGCTGATGAACGACAGCCGGTTCGGCCTGACGGCCAGCCTCTGGACCGCCGACATCGAGCGCGCCCAGCGGGTGGGCGACCGGGTCGAGACCGGCACCGTCTTCATGAACCGCGCGGACTACCTCGACCCCGGCCTCTGCTGGACCGGCTGCAAGGACACGGGACGCGGCGGCGGCCTGTCGGTGATCGGCTATCACAACCTGACACGCCCCAAGTCCTACTACCTGAAGAAGGTGACGACATGA